The following DNA comes from Sphingorhabdus sp. M41.
AAAATTTGAAATCGGTTCTTCTTGAATCACCGGCAACATCAATGTCTTCACGCGATCATCAATGGCGCTGGCATTTGCTGCGCCATCGTCAAGGCTGGCATCGCGGGCAGCCTTCTGGATCGAGCCCTGCAGAATCGCAGTCGCGTAAATGCGATGCCCGATATCCAGCATGCCCATTATCAAAAGGATCAGCACGGGTGCAACGAGCGCGAATTCGACCAGCGCTGCACCGACATCATCCCTTTTGAGGGCGCGTAGCTTGTTCAGAAACTGCGGCATCAGTTGGTCAGTCGCAGTTGCGAGATGTCGTTCGCGATGGAGCGGAAATTGGCCAGCAATTCCGCGCTGTTGCTGGCGTTGTAGAATTTTCCGGAAGTCGCACAATTGCGCAAATTGGTGATCGAGCTTGAGCTCACACCATTACCAAAGGATACCACCCAAAGCGTGATATTCTGGTTTTTGATGGCGCTGCACATTGCCAGGAAGCGGCTGTTTACCTGTGTTTCGAGTGTCGAATCTGATGGCGCGCTACTCGTGGAAGTTCTGCGGCGATCATACCATTCTACTCCATAAGAAGTATATTGTGTATTGCTCGTCACCGTGTCGCCATCGGTCATGAAAATCAGGTGGCGGTCAATGGTGCCGCCGGTTTCCGACGCAGCATTTTCTGAGCCGAAGATCCCCACAGGCGTAAGAAAACGAGCGCCCCAGATTAATCCGATATCGTGATAAGTGCTGCCGATGGCATCAAGACTGTCAAGATAGCTGTCAAAATCGGCGGGATTGTCCCAGCGCTGCAGTTTGCGCGCTTCGGACGCACAGGTATAGCTGAAATTTCTGTATAACGTATTTGAATTAGAAACGGTCGAGTTGGTCCGATCGTTGGTGCTTCCATTATATCGGGCCCAGACGGCGTCATACAGCAGCGGTCCCCATTGCGTGGCAGGATCACCGGTGGTCGGCACCCGATTGATATCCAGGTCATATGCGGCCGTGGGTATCGGATCGAAGTTTGTGGTCCTCACAGTTTGCCGTTCTTCGATACAGCCATCCCAAGTTATGCCGGTATCCAGTCCCTGGTTGCCGACCGGCAGGTCGACCGAATTGTTCCATGACGAACCGCCTGCTTTCAGCCCGCTGACATTATGCTCAACCGGCATATAATCATAATGGGAAAAGACCTGTTGCTGTTCGTAAACCGGCGAGTTGACTTGCCGATATTCCCGTCGCTCTACGAGGTCGCGGGTCCGAAGCTCAATGCGGCAGCGGTCCCACCTGCTGTTATAGTCGGTGCTATAATCGTAACGAATGCCGTCGACATCCTTGAACCAACGGGTGATCTGTTCGCCCCCGGAGGTCCAGCTATATTCACCATATTTCGGGCCTTCACTTCCAGACATGTCATCATAGTCGTTGGGCTGAAGATCGTCGCAGGCGCGCGAGTTGCGCACGTTATAATGTGTGTCAACAGTTTCTGTGCGGCTCCAGCGGTCATCGAAATAATAGCTGCTGCCGTAAAGATAAGGCGTTCCCGCCGTATAATCGACAACTACATTTTCCAACCTAGTCCGTGCCACGCGCGATTGATAGGTCCATCGGTCCGCCAGAAAATCATTGGGCAGCAGTTTGCCGACGTTGACATTGGTGCTGTACGGCATGAAGCCGAAGCGCAGATGTGCGGTATTGGCGCTGCCCGCTGCCGGTGTCGATCCGCAATCTTCGCTGCTGTTTCTTTTCGCCAATGTCTCGTAGAAACATTTGACCGCCGAGCGCAGCCCTTTGATCCTGGCATTGGAAGCTTCGACATTGCCATTATTACCGCAATAGGAGGTTCCGGTATCCGGGCAGTTCATCGACCCGGTCGTGTCCAGAACGAACATGACGTCGGTATTGGGAATGCTCATCGAGGCATCGCATTCGACGGCGACGCTTTTGGTGCCGAAGCCGAACATCTGCATTACGGCCATGTCGAGTTTCACCGATGCGGTGCCAGTGACGGTCCCGGCATTTTCGGAAAATGTAGACGTTCCTTCATAGGACCCAAAGGCGTCGGTATCGAAATTCGCCTTGAACATATTCTGGGCTGCCGTGTTGGCCGCATTGTTGTTCGCGGTCCAGCTGCCACTGCTCATTTGACGTCGCCCGGCAAGGGCTCCGGCATCGCACGCCTGCTGCAAACGCGTCTGCACCAGATAGATGCGACTGACATCAACACCGCCACCAATCATCGCGGCAAGCGGAAAGAGAGCCATGCCGGCCATCGCAAGCGTGTTACCAGCGGTATTGGTACGCAACTCCTGCAAAAATGACCTTGCAGATTTCATCTTGTTGCTGTCAAACATTCCGTAGCCCTTGATCTGTGCGACGATAATTGCGCCGATAAATTTCTTTTCGGTCTGCCTGATAGGGAAAAAAGGGTTAGGGACGGCGCAATAGGCTTGGTTAACGCGACGTTTACCTTGATTTCGGGCGGAAAAGCGTTGACGTCATGTCCATGTCTGACACGGTTTTACAACTCGAGCCATTGCACAGGTTAGTTCTGGCCTATGCAAGGCAAAAGGACCGCTCTCGGTACGCGATGCTATTCGCGCTCGATGCCCGCTTCGCGGAGGTTATCCGCTCGACATCGGAAATATTGATCGGACAGATGCGGTTAACCTGGTGGCGGGATATATTAACCAAGCCGGCAGCAGATCGTCCGGCGGGCGAACCGCTGGTCGAGCACATCAATATTTTCGAGGAGAAGGGTGAGAGCCTGGCTCCGCTTTTGGTCCTGCTGGATGGATGGGAAGCGATGCTCGATGATTTTCCCTGGGAGGATCGTCAGTTTGACAATTATGCCGAAGCCCGTGGCGGCGGAACATTCGAATTTGCTCTGGCGGGTGGAAAATCGCTGAGCGAAGAGCAGGCGGAGCTGGGCAGGGCCTGGGCCTTGTGGGACTTTGCCCGCCATTGTTCGGACGCAAATATGCGGCACTCCGCGTTCGAGCGCTGTACGGAGATTGTGGCATCCCGGCCGCAGCCCGATTTTGACAGAAGCGGACGACCGCTCTCAATCCTCTGCAAACTGATGATTCGCGATGTTAGGAAGGGCCAATTGACTGCCGATCTCTATAATCCTGCCAGCGCCGCACGGATAATCTGGCACGGGATATCTGGTCACTAGACCGACAGTCGCTGATCTGCGGATTTGGCTGATGAAGAAATTTGCCGCCGGTGCTGCCGGTATATTGTTATTGCTGACGGCCGGTCTGTTCCTGTGGATTGGTGCACAGGGGCAGGATGTTCCCATTCCCGAAGCACCACCACCGCCAGAACCGGCTGACCCCGAGAGCTTGCCGGAAGCGGAGCTGGATGCGCAAACGGTGGGTCCTGCACCGCCAACGCCGCCGAAAGCCTATAAGGCGTCCCGCGAAGAAATGCGGTTCAACCGCTATGACCGCAATCGCGACGAGATTATCACGCGTCTCGAGATGATGAGCAGTCGCACCGATTCGTTCCGGAAGCTCGACAAGGACGGCAATAATCTACTGACGTTCGAGGAATGGGCGGTTGCCACCAGTGACCGCTTTGCCGGAGCGGATGCCAACGGCAATGGCCAGCTGACCCGCACGGAATTTCGCACGACGCGACCCAAGCGTAGTGCGCCGCGGTGCAAATGCTAGGCGCAGGGCTTAAGCGAGTTGCAGGCCCTGTGCCGACAAAGGTTGCAGCCACTGGGCGAAATCTTCCCGGGCGCGCTTGGTATAAGCTTCCTTGCGTTCCTTCTTCTTGATCCGCTGTTCGAAGGGAGGGAATAGCCCGAAATTGACGTTCATCGGCTGATAGTCGCGCGCATCGGCGCCGCCGGTAATATGCGACAGCAACGCGCCAAATGCCGTGGTCTGCGGCGGCAGGGTGAAGGGTTCGCCGCGGATTTCCGCAGCGACCATCCGGCCAACCATCAATCCGACCGCCGAACTTTCGACATAGCCCTCGCAGCCGGTTATCTGGCCGGCGAAACGGATATGCGGCGCTTTCTTCAGGCGCAGCTCCTTGTCGAGCAGCTTGGGCGCGTTGATGAAGGTGTTACGGTGGAGGCCACCCATGCGCGCGAACTCGGCATTTTCCAGACCGGGAATGGATTTGAGCAGATCAGCCTGCGCGCCATATTTGAGCTTGGTCTGGAATCCGACCATGTTCCAGAGCGTGCCGAGTGCATTATCCTGACGGAGCTGGACCACTGCATATTCGCTCTGGCCCGTGTGGGCGTTGGTCAGGCCGACCGGCTTCATCGGACCGAAGCGCAATGTTTCAGGACCGCGCGAGGCCATCACTTCAATCGGCATACAGCCTTCGAAATAGGGGGTGTCCTTTTCCCATTGCTTGAAGTCGGTTTTATCGCCGTCGAGCAGTCCCTGGATGAACGCTTCATATTGATCGCGATCCATCGGGCAATTGATATAATCCTTGCCATCGCCTTCCGGTCCGACCTTGTCCCAGCGCGACTGCATCCAGGCGATGTCCATGTTGATGCTGTCTTTATAGACGATCGGGGCAATGGCATCGAAAAAGGCGAGCGAATCCTCGCCGGTGGCAGCGCCGATGCTTTCTGCGAGCGTCATGGCGGTGAGCGGGCCGGTAGCGACGATGGTCAGTCCGCTTTCGGGCAGCTGGTCAATCCGCTCGCGGACAATTTCGATATTGGGATGTTCGCTGAGCCGCTTGGTTACGCCTTCCGAGAAATGATCACGGTCGACGGCCAGCGCCGAGCCGGCGGGCAGGCGGTGCTTGTCGCCTTCGCCGATGATGATCGAATTGAGATCGCGCATTTCCTGATGGAGCAGGCCGACGGCATTTTTCTCTGCGTCATCGGAGCGGAAGCTGTTCGAGCAGACAAGTTCGGCCAGACCCTCTGTCTGATGGGCAGGTGTCATTTCGCCGCTGCCCCGCATCTCGGAAAGGCGCACTTTTATGCCCTGTTCCGCGAGTTGCCATGCTGCTTCCGACCCGGCGAGTCCGCCACCGATAATATGTACATCTGTCATGCGCGCCTTACTGTTGTGGTAAGGCCCTAATGTCAATCTGGCAGTCACGCTCTTTGCGTGTTAGAGGCGAATCCGACGTGGGGGAGACAATATTCCGATGAAAAGCGCATTTGCCGAAAACAGACCATTTCTGCTGCTCAGCCTGCTGTTCGGCATCAGCTATTATTTTGCCTGCGTCCTGAACAATCCGGAACTTCCGGAACCGCTGATTGTCGTCTGGAAGGGTCTCGGAGTCAGCTTTCTGGCGATTTACGCCCTGATCCGGCTGCACCGTCTGGACGGCAAAATTGTCGGAGCGATCATGGCATTTGGTGCGATCGGCGACATGACCCTGGAATATGACATGCGGATCGGTGCCGGAGCGTTTCTCATTGGCCATCTTGTCGCAATCGGCTTCTATTCCCGCTATCGTCGCCACAAACTGGGTCTGAGCCAGAAGATATTTGCGATTCTTCTGGTGCCGCTGTCGGTATTGATTGCATGGGCATTGCCTTCCAACAGGGGCGACGCATTGACCATCGCAATCTACTGTCTGTCGGTGGCGGCGATGGCGTCCATGGCGTGGACCAGCCGTTTCTCCCGCTACCAGGTCGGTGCGGGAGCGATTCTGTTTCTCGTTTCAGACCTGCTGATATTTGCGCGGATGGGCCCGATGGAAACCAGCATCATACCGACATTGCTGGTCTGGCCTTTCTATTATTTCGGTCAGTTCATGATCGCGACGGGAATTGTCAGAACACTAAGGCACGAAATGGCAGCGGACAGCGCCGACCCGGTTCACGCCTGATAAGCGGCTATAGTGGTCCGGTGAAGCAACCGGTCATGCCCGTCATAGCCGCCGGTCGCGCAATGCAGGACAGAACGATTGTCCCACATGACCAGCATATTCGGCTGCCATTGGTGGCGATAGACAAATTCGTCGCGGCTTTGCCAGGCATATAGTTGCTGCAGCAGGGGCAGGGCCTCTTCCTGCGCCATGCCTTCAAAGCCTATTATATAGCCGAGGCAGCTGAACAGTCCGGGGCGTCCGGTTTCCGGATGTTCGCGGATCAGCGGATGGGTCTGGGTCTCGCGGGCGGACTCATCGGGACGGATCGCCATGCTGCGCCCCTCGTCCTTTTCGCCATAGGCGCCGTCGGGAGCGTAGGCCATTTGCGCGCTGTGAATCGCGACAAGGCCTTCATATTTTTCCCGCATTTCCGGCGGCATCGCATCGAGCGCTGCATGTTGATTGGCGAATAATGTGTCGCCGCCGACAGGGGGAATGGTGATGCCCAGCAGACAGGTTCCCGCTGGCGGACGGGCCTGAAAGCTCCAGTCGCTGTGCCAGTTCTCGGCGAACAACGGCGATTTCTCGTCTGCATCGCGCCGGATGGCTGCAATATGCTGACGGCCCTCAATCGGATCGAAAAACGGGTCAAGGCCGAAGGCGCCGAAATATTGGGTAAACCGCTCCAGATCGTCATCATTCATGGCCTGGTCCGGGAAGGACAGCACATGATGTTGCAGCCAGGCAGAGCGGATTTGGCCAATATCGTCAGCGGAAAGCGGCTGTGTCAGGTCGATACCCGTCACCTCGGCTCCGCAGGCTTGCCCGGATGGTGTGACCTTCATCAGCTTTCCCCTCGATATTATTCTCGTTCGTGCGGAGCCTGTCGACGCACCTCTTTCTGGTGGGAGGCGTCCTTCGACAAGCTCAGGACGAACGGTATTGGATCATTCGGCTGAATCGTCCGGTTCATCCGTTATTGCCACATCGCCGTCCGAAACGCCCTGATCGACCATTTCCTCGACCACGGCTTCTTCGGCTTCGTTTTCCGGCTCTTCTTCCTCGTCAATCTTGGCAGCGCCGACGACATGTTCGCCCTTGGCGACGTCGAACAATTTGACGCCCGAGCTGTTCCGTCCAATCACCCGCATATCCGCTACTTTCATGCGGATCAGCTTTGCCTGGTCGGTGACCAGCATGACCTGCTCGTCGTCCGATGCCCGGAAGCTGGCAACGACCGTGCCATTGCGCTTGATATTGTCGATGTTGAGAATGCCCTGACCGCCGCGGCCCGACTGGCGATATTCATAAGCGCTCGAGCGCTTGCCATAGCCATTGGCGCAGACGGTGAGGATGAAATCCTCGGTCTCGCTGAATTCGGCCATGCGTTCGGCGGACAGTTCGGGAGCGTTCTCATTGTCCTTCCACGGAGCGGCCTTGAGATACTGGTCGCGTTCCTCGGTCGAAGCTTCGAAACCGCGCAGGACCGACAGCGAGATGACTTCGTCATCGCCCTTCAGCGCAATACCGCGGACACCGGTGGATGTCCGGCTCTGGAAAGAGCGCACGGCATCACCGGCGAAGCGGATGGCCTTGCCGTTCTTGGTTGCGAGCAGGACATCGTCATTGTCGGTCAGCAATTCGACGCCGATCAGGCGATCATCGCTGCCTTCGTCAAATTTCATCGCGAATTTGCCATTGGAAGGCACGTTGGTGAAACTGTCCATGCTGTTGCGCCGGACGCCGCCTTTGGCAGTGGCGAACATCACGTGCAGCGCCGCCCATTCCGCCTCGTCTTCGGGCAATGGCAAGACCGTCGAAATTACTTCCCCGTCCGCCAGCGGCAGCAGGTTGATCATCGGACGGCCTTTGGTTTGTGGACCGCCTTCCGGCAGTTTCCAGACCTTGAGCCGGTAGACCTTGCCGTGGGTGGAAAAGAACAATACCGGCGTGTGCGTCGACGTCACGAACAATTCGGTGATCGCGTCTTCGTCCTTGGTCGCCATGCCAGCGCGGCCCTTGCCGCCGCGACGCTGGGCGCGGAAGGTGTCGAGCGGAGTGCGCTTGATATAGCCACCGTGGGTGACGGTCACGACCATTTCGGAGCGTTCCATCAGGTCTTCGTCTTCGAGACCGTCCCATGCTGCGGTGATTTCGGAGAGGCGCGGCGTCGCAAATTCGTCGCGCACTTCTTCAAGCTCTTCGCGCATCACGGCATAAAGCTTTTCGCGGTCGGCGAGAATGGCGAGATATTCCTCGATCGCGGCAGCCAGTTCCTTCAGCTCGTCACCAATTTCTTCGCGGCCGAGCGCGGTCAGTTTCTGCAGGCGCAGATCGAGAATCGCCTTCACCTGAACCTGGGACAGCTTATAGGTATCGCCCTCGACCTCGGTTTCGGTCGCTTCGACGAGCTTGATATAGCCAGCAATCTCGGCAATCGGCCATTCGCGCCGCAACAATGATTCACGGGCCTCTGCTGGGGTTGAGGAACCGCGGATGATCCGGACCACTTCGTCCATATTGGTGACCGCAACCACCAGGCCGAGCAAGATATGCGCCCGTTCGCGCGCCTTGTTCAGTTCGAACTTGGTGCGGCGGGTGATGACTTCTTCGCGGAATTTGACGAAGGATTCGATGATGTCGCGCAGCGTCAGCACTTCCGGCCGGCCGCCGCGAATGGCGAGCATATTGGCCGGGAAGCTGGACTGGGCAGGGGTGAAGCGCCAGATCTGGTTGAGCACTACGTCGGCGGTCGCGTCGCGCTTCAGCTCGATCACCACGCGGACACCGGCGCGGCTGGATTCATCACGAATGTCGGAGACGCCCTCGATCCGCTTGTCCTTGGCGGCTTCGGCGATTTTCTCGACCAGACCGGACTTGCCGACCTGAAACGGAATCGATGTCAGGACGATCGAGCGTTTGTCGCCGCGCCCTTCCTCGATCACGTGGCGCGCGCGCATCATGATTGATCCGCGACCGTCCTTATAGGCTGCGCGGGCGCCGGACTGGCCCAGAATCAGCGGTGCGGTCGGGAAATCCGGACCGGGAACAATTTCGATCAGCTCGTCAATGGTGATCCCGGGATTTTCGATATAGGCGAGGCTGGCGTTGATCACTTCGCCGAGATTGTGCGGCGGAATATTGGTGGCCATGCCGACGGCGATGCCGCCAGCGCCATTGACCAGCAGATTCGGGAAGCGGGCAGGGAGGACATTCGGTTCCTGCCGGCTGCCGTCATAATTGGGGATGAAGTCGACAGTATCCTTGTCGAGATCGTTGAGCAGGAAATTGGCGACCTTGTTCAGTCGCGCTTCGGTATAACGCATCGATGCCGGCATATCCGGATCCATCGAACCGAAATTTCCCTGACCGTCGATCAGCGGCACGCGCATCGACCAGTCCTGGGTCATGCGGGCCAGCGCCATGTAGATCGCGCTGTCGCCATGGGGGTGATAGTTGCCCATCACGTCACCGACGATTTTTGCGCATTTGCGATAAGGGCGTCCGGCGACCATGCCACCTTCCTGCGCCGCGAATAATATGCGGCGATGGACCGGCTTCAGACCATCGCGCACATCAGGCAATGCGCGGCTGACGATGACCGACATGGCATAATCCATGTAGCTGGTTTTCATCTCATCGACGATGTCTATCGGTTCGATATTGGACGGTGACGGTGGAGTGGTTTGTTCGTTCACAAACGGGCCTTTTTCATGGGTTTTTTCTTGTCGGTTCTTCTAGGCGAACGGGCTGGCAAAAGCCAGCCTTTCGGGCCAGTTTTACAATAATGTTACCGGGTGGATATCAGGGTTGGATTTCTGTTCCGTCCCACGCAAATATTTTGCCGCTGTCGGCGGGTTTCAGCGCATCGAGAACGGCGAGAAGCTGGCGAGCGGCGCGCCCGGAATCGAACAATTTTTCGGGCGCAACATTGCCCTGAAATGGGACGCTCAGCCTCGTGTCGACGGTGCCGGGGTGCAGAGCCACGATGATTGATTTGTCGTTCTTGCGCGACCATTCGATCGAGAGGTTGCGGATCATCATGTTGAGCGCGGCTTTGGAGGCCCGGTAGCCGTACCAGCCGCCAAGCCGATTGTCCGAAATGCTGCCGACACGGGCTGACAGGGCGGCGAATCTCAGAATGTCTTTGCGGTCCATCAGCGGCAGGAAATATTTGGCGACCATGGCGGGGCCAATCGCATTGACCTGATAATTTTTCATCAGCCAGTCGGCGTCGAGATGCCGGAGGCTTTTTTCCGGGCCTTTGATTTCATCATGCAGAAGTCCGGTTGCGACAAAAACCAGCGAGGGCGAAAGCCCGTGGTCCTGCAGCCAGTCCGCCGCATCCCTGATGCTTGCTTCGGATGTCAGGTCAACGGTGACGGGGCTGTTATCGGCTCGGGAGAAGCGGATAATATGGTCAAACCGGCTGTCGGCTTCCAGACTATCGGCAATTGCCGAGCCGATTCCGCCGGTTGCGCCAAAGATGACGGCTGTCCTTCCAGTCACGTGCGAAGGAAGCGGAGGCTGCTTTCTGTGCTGCCTTCGCCATCATAGCGGTAACCGTCATAGTCGAAACCCTTCAGCGCCGCGGGGTCGGTCAGATGGTTCTCGCAGATATAGCGCGCCATCATGCCGCGCGCGCGCTTGGCTTCGAAACTGATGAACTTGGGACCGTCGGGACTGTCCTTGCGAAAATCCACTTCGATGATCCGTCCGGGCAATTTTGCGACATGGGGTTTGACTGATGCCCAATATTCGTTGCTCGCGAGGTTGACGATGGTTTGGCTTTCAATCTGCGCCAGATCATCTGCCAGCGCATCGGCAATCTTGTCTTTCCAGAAGTCGGTCAGCTTGCTGTAGCGCGGTGCCCATTTCGTGCCCATTTCCAGACGGTGCGGGCGAATCGGATCGAGTGGACGGAGCAGCCCGTAGAGACCGGAGAGGATACGCAAATGACCCTGGGCAAAGGTCATGGCTTCGTCGCTAAGGCTGCTGGCTTCGAACCCGGTATAGACATCACCATTATAGGCATAGATCGCAGGCCGCTCGGGCTGATCGAAAAATTCGCTGTAACGCTTCCGGTTGAGGGCAATCAGATTATCGGAAACCGGCATGATCGCTTTCAGCTTCTTTACTGTCAGATTTCCGATCGCATTCGCCAGCTTTTCCGTTTCGTCGGGAAAGCGATTTGCGGATGGCGGGGTTGCGGGAATAGCGGATTCAAAATCCAGAGATTTGGCGGGGGATATGATTGCAAGCACGCGATTTTACCTCATTATACTCTATGGAGCGCTCCACGCCGTTGCGAAACGGCAGCCGTTCAACCTCTATTCAGCGGATTCACTCTAGGAAAGCTAAGAAAGCTTGGTAATAAGGCCAAGAGTGTATGGTGCAACCATATTCCGGGGAACCCGTTTCTCCCAAATAATAATCATCCGGAGGATATTCATGCGTTTTTTATCTCATTTTTCCATGGCCGTTGCGTTGGCTGCTGTCGGCACGCTGGCAGTAACAGCGTTGCCGCAGGAAGCTCAGGCAGCGAAAAAGAAAAAGGAAAAGGATTCCGGGGTTCAGATTAGCAAGGAAGTCAGACCAAAAGTGGCTGCTATTCAGGCCGCAATGGCAACCGAAACACCTGCGACTGCGAAGCCGCTGGTAGAAGCTCTGCTGGCCGAAACCCTTGCGCCCGATGATCGTTTCATAGCTGGCCAGCTGGCCATTCAACTTGGTGGCAAGCTCACCGATACCGGATTGCAGGAAAGAGGCATTATTGCCTCGCTCGATAGCGGCCGGACCGGACCGGAACAGTTGCCGGCGTTCAACTTTTTTGCCGGCAATTTTGCTTATGGCGCGGA
Coding sequences within:
- a CDS encoding YaaA family protein; translation: MLAIISPAKSLDFESAIPATPPSANRFPDETEKLANAIGNLTVKKLKAIMPVSDNLIALNRKRYSEFFDQPERPAIYAYNGDVYTGFEASSLSDEAMTFAQGHLRILSGLYGLLRPLDPIRPHRLEMGTKWAPRYSKLTDFWKDKIADALADDLAQIESQTIVNLASNEYWASVKPHVAKLPGRIIEVDFRKDSPDGPKFISFEAKRARGMMARYICENHLTDPAALKGFDYDGYRYDGEGSTESSLRFLRT
- the trmFO gene encoding methylenetetrahydrofolate--tRNA-(uracil(54)-C(5))-methyltransferase (FADH(2)-oxidizing) TrmFO → MTDVHIIGGGLAGSEAAWQLAEQGIKVRLSEMRGSGEMTPAHQTEGLAELVCSNSFRSDDAEKNAVGLLHQEMRDLNSIIIGEGDKHRLPAGSALAVDRDHFSEGVTKRLSEHPNIEIVRERIDQLPESGLTIVATGPLTAMTLAESIGAATGEDSLAFFDAIAPIVYKDSINMDIAWMQSRWDKVGPEGDGKDYINCPMDRDQYEAFIQGLLDGDKTDFKQWEKDTPYFEGCMPIEVMASRGPETLRFGPMKPVGLTNAHTGQSEYAVVQLRQDNALGTLWNMVGFQTKLKYGAQADLLKSIPGLENAEFARMGGLHRNTFINAPKLLDKELRLKKAPHIRFAGQITGCEGYVESSAVGLMVGRMVAAEIRGEPFTLPPQTTAFGALLSHITGGADARDYQPMNVNFGLFPPFEQRIKKKERKEAYTKRAREDFAQWLQPLSAQGLQLA
- a CDS encoding lysoplasmalogenase — protein: MKSAFAENRPFLLLSLLFGISYYFACVLNNPELPEPLIVVWKGLGVSFLAIYALIRLHRLDGKIVGAIMAFGAIGDMTLEYDMRIGAGAFLIGHLVAIGFYSRYRRHKLGLSQKIFAILLVPLSVLIAWALPSNRGDALTIAIYCLSVAAMASMAWTSRFSRYQVGAGAILFLVSDLLIFARMGPMETSIIPTLLVWPFYYFGQFMIATGIVRTLRHEMAADSADPVHA
- the gyrA gene encoding DNA gyrase subunit A, producing MKTSYMDYAMSVIVSRALPDVRDGLKPVHRRILFAAQEGGMVAGRPYRKCAKIVGDVMGNYHPHGDSAIYMALARMTQDWSMRVPLIDGQGNFGSMDPDMPASMRYTEARLNKVANFLLNDLDKDTVDFIPNYDGSRQEPNVLPARFPNLLVNGAGGIAVGMATNIPPHNLGEVINASLAYIENPGITIDELIEIVPGPDFPTAPLILGQSGARAAYKDGRGSIMMRARHVIEEGRGDKRSIVLTSIPFQVGKSGLVEKIAEAAKDKRIEGVSDIRDESSRAGVRVVIELKRDATADVVLNQIWRFTPAQSSFPANMLAIRGGRPEVLTLRDIIESFVKFREEVITRRTKFELNKARERAHILLGLVVAVTNMDEVVRIIRGSSTPAEARESLLRREWPIAEIAGYIKLVEATETEVEGDTYKLSQVQVKAILDLRLQKLTALGREEIGDELKELAAAIEEYLAILADREKLYAVMREELEEVRDEFATPRLSEITAAWDGLEDEDLMERSEMVVTVTHGGYIKRTPLDTFRAQRRGGKGRAGMATKDEDAITELFVTSTHTPVLFFSTHGKVYRLKVWKLPEGGPQTKGRPMINLLPLADGEVISTVLPLPEDEAEWAALHVMFATAKGGVRRNSMDSFTNVPSNGKFAMKFDEGSDDRLIGVELLTDNDDVLLATKNGKAIRFAGDAVRSFQSRTSTGVRGIALKGDDEVISLSVLRGFEASTEERDQYLKAAPWKDNENAPELSAERMAEFSETEDFILTVCANGYGKRSSAYEYRQSGRGGQGILNIDNIKRNGTVVASFRASDDEQVMLVTDQAKLIRMKVADMRVIGRNSSGVKLFDVAKGEHVVGAAKIDEEEEPENEAEEAVVEEMVDQGVSDGDVAITDEPDDSAE
- a CDS encoding SDR family NAD(P)-dependent oxidoreductase, translated to MTGRTAVIFGATGGIGSAIADSLEADSRFDHIIRFSRADNSPVTVDLTSEASIRDAADWLQDHGLSPSLVFVATGLLHDEIKGPEKSLRHLDADWLMKNYQVNAIGPAMVAKYFLPLMDRKDILRFAALSARVGSISDNRLGGWYGYRASKAALNMMIRNLSIEWSRKNDKSIIVALHPGTVDTRLSVPFQGNVAPEKLFDSGRAARQLLAVLDALKPADSGKIFAWDGTEIQP
- a CDS encoding TauD/TfdA dioxygenase family protein codes for the protein MKVTPSGQACGAEVTGIDLTQPLSADDIGQIRSAWLQHHVLSFPDQAMNDDDLERFTQYFGAFGLDPFFDPIEGRQHIAAIRRDADEKSPLFAENWHSDWSFQARPPAGTCLLGITIPPVGGDTLFANQHAALDAMPPEMREKYEGLVAIHSAQMAYAPDGAYGEKDEGRSMAIRPDESARETQTHPLIREHPETGRPGLFSCLGYIIGFEGMAQEEALPLLQQLYAWQSRDEFVYRHQWQPNMLVMWDNRSVLHCATGGYDGHDRLLHRTTIAAYQA
- a CDS encoding TadE/TadG family type IV pilus assembly protein, whose product is MFDSNKMKSARSFLQELRTNTAGNTLAMAGMALFPLAAMIGGGVDVSRIYLVQTRLQQACDAGALAGRRQMSSGSWTANNNAANTAAQNMFKANFDTDAFGSYEGTSTFSENAGTVTGTASVKLDMAVMQMFGFGTKSVAVECDASMSIPNTDVMFVLDTTGSMNCPDTGTSYCGNNGNVEASNARIKGLRSAVKCFYETLAKRNSSEDCGSTPAAGSANTAHLRFGFMPYSTNVNVGKLLPNDFLADRWTYQSRVARTRLENVVVDYTAGTPYLYGSSYYFDDRWSRTETVDTHYNVRNSRACDDLQPNDYDDMSGSEGPKYGEYSWTSGGEQITRWFKDVDGIRYDYSTDYNSRWDRCRIELRTRDLVERREYRQVNSPVYEQQQVFSHYDYMPVEHNVSGLKAGGSSWNNSVDLPVGNQGLDTGITWDGCIEERQTVRTTNFDPIPTAAYDLDINRVPTTGDPATQWGPLLYDAVWARYNGSTNDRTNSTVSNSNTLYRNFSYTCASEARKLQRWDNPADFDSYLDSLDAIGSTYHDIGLIWGARFLTPVGIFGSENAASETGGTIDRHLIFMTDGDTVTSNTQYTSYGVEWYDRRRTSTSSAPSDSTLETQVNSRFLAMCSAIKNQNITLWVVSFGNGVSSSSITNLRNCATSGKFYNASNSAELLANFRSIANDISQLRLTN